Sequence from the Gemmatimonadaceae bacterium genome:
TCTGAGTGACCCGTACGGGGCCGAGACGACCATCGTGGTCGGCGCCGCGATGAAAGTCGGAGTAGTCGTTTGCGAAGTTGGTGCCGATCTGGATGAGGAGAGCACAGACGAGTGTGGCCAGGAAAACCAGAGGCCGGAAGGACGCTCCTTCGCTGACCGCGGCAGCCGCGCCGACGAAGACGGGCACTGCCGCCGCAAAGAGCGTTGCAGGCCGCGCGGCGAGCAGCCAGGCGCGAGCCGGCGTGAGAACCGTGACGGCGCTGGCGCTCACGGAAAGCGCGGGAACTTGCTGAAGTCCGGCGCCCGGTTCTCGAGGAAAGCGTTCTTGCCCTCCTTCGCCTCTTCGGTGAGGTAGTAGAGCAGAGTCGCGTCTCCGGCCAATTGCTGCAAGCCGGCCAGTCCGTCGGTGTCGGCATTGAACGCCGCTTTGAGGAAACGCAGCGCCATTGGGCTCTTCTCGAGGATCTCGCGCGCCCACTGCAGCGACTCCGCCTCGAGCTGCTCGAGCGGCACCACGGTGTTGACGAGTCCCATGTCGAGCGCGTCCTGCGCACTGTACTGCCGGCAGAGATACCAGATCTCGCGCGCCTTCTTGTGCCCGACTACCCGTGCCAGGTAGCTCGCGCCGTAGCCCGCGTCGAAGCTGCCTACGCGCGGGCCAGTCTGGCCGAACTTCGCGTTATCCGCGGCGATCGTCAGGTCGCACACCAGGTGCAGGACATGCCCGCCACCTATTGCGTACCCGGCGACCACGGCGATCACCGGTTTCGGCAGATAACGGATCTGCTTCTGCACGTCGAGGATGTTGAGGCGCGGGATCTGGTCTTCGCCGACGTAGCCGCCATCGCCTCGCACCCGCTGGTCACCGCCCGAGCAGAAGGCCTGGTCCCCCTCGCCGGTCAGGAGCACGACACCGGTCGTCATGTCGTCCCGAACATGATTGAACGCGTCTATCAGCTCGGTTACGGTGTGCGGCCGGAACGCGTTGCGTACCTCGGGCCGGTTGATCGTGATTTTGGCGATACCCTCGTCCGCGACGCGCTCGTAGCGAATGTCAGTATAGCTCCTGATCGTTTTCCACTGGACGCTCATGGAATGTCCTCGATGTCTTGCGGCGCAAATGGTCTCATTCGATGTACCCGCTGGTCGCGGAATTTAAATGAGACTCTTCAGGGAATTGTCTGGGTTGGATGGCTTCTCGGCCAAGATAATGTGCCGGGAGGAGTTGCGTGGAAGACGCGACCAAACCGGCGGACCTGCTGTGATGCTTGTTCGTGGGGGAGACATCATGTCTCCACGCGACATTCCGGAGATTATGCAGCGAGCTGTTCGCAGCATAATTCCGGAAGGGCTCGCGGACCAGAAGCGCAAAGTCAGATGACTTACGATCGGTTCTGGGCAAGGCTTATGACCCATGGGCCAAGCTCCTCGCCTTGGTTGCTGACCGAATCAGTCCCATGAACGAAGTCTGGGGATTCACGACCGCGAGTACTGGTTGGGGACTCCGCGTGCGTCACAAGGAGCGGGTAATTCTCTACATTACGCCTCAGCAGAATCAATTTCTCGTCTCGTTTGCCCTCGGAGAGAAGGCTGTCGCGGCAGCCCGCGCCGCCAAGCTTTCCGCGAGCGTCCGAAAAGCCATCGAAGGAGCACCGCGATACGCGGAGGGGAGAGGCGTTCGGCTTGAGATTAGGAGCAGCCGTCAGCTTGCTTCTGTAGCGACACTCGCGCAGATCAAGTGGCAGAGCTGACGGCTTAGTACGCCGCGCTACGTTGCCGACTCCTCGCCTGGCGTCGCCTATCGCTGATAAAGGCTGCGATAGCTGTTGGGCGTAGCAACGGCCATGATCTGTGTGCTGAGCAGCCGGTGACATAGGTAACACAAGTGTCCAGCAACATGGGTAACACTTTGGGGGTTACCCACGAATGATGTAATCGCGCTGGTCCAAGGTGGCAGTGAGCACGGTGTTGAAGTAGATGGACCAGATCCCGTTGCCGGTCTTGAACTCGCCCTTGAAGTCGGCAGTCCAGAGATCATTGGGAGCTTCGGTGGTGGGCGGTACGACTCCAGGATGTTGATGTGGACGACGGCGCCGAGCTCCGGGTCGAGCACCTTGACCGCCACGTTGCGGTCGTGCTTGATGTCGCGCGCGAGATAGACTGTCGCCATGCCTCCGCGTCCGATCTCACGTTCGAGAACGTAGGAGGGACGAAGCGAATCCTTGAGTTGCGCGAAGATGTCGGCCACGGGTGCCCAGAGGGGGTGGAGACAGCAGCGCTAAGCTAGGGTGGTCGATTGGCGGAGGATAGCCTCGGTTGAGCGACAGATCAGGCGTTCGACGTCGTGGTGGCCAACCGTGGTGGCCCTATGTCTGATTTTCAATTGTTCCCGGGCAATTGAAATTTTATGGTGTTTTCTTTAAATTGATGGGCAGCATTTAAGGCGAACGCACCCCCGTCTCCAATGGAAACCATGACAGGCGATCTCGTAACTGCCTCGCTGAGGGCAGGGTATCTCTTGAAGCAGCAGTCAGGTCCGGACGGTTACTCCGCCTTCGTTCCGGCGCCATTGCCGCCGAACCCTCCCCTCGACTTATCTGGCCGTATAGGCGGTCTCCTGGAACGGGCGAGCAACTCATTGGGACGACTGGACGGGCTTTCAAGAAGTCTGGATCCCGACCGCCTCCTCTATATGTATGTGAGGAAGGAAGCCGTGCTATCGAGTCAGATCGAGGGAACACAATCGACGCTGACTGAATTGCTGGAGTATGAGAACAGCGAAGCGCCGGGAGTACCCGTCGAGGATATTCGTGAAGTTTCCCGATACGTCTCAGCGTTGAGATTTGCGGTCGATCAGATCGCCGCGGGATTCCCGATGAGTTTGAGGTTGATCCGCGATACGCACGGCGTGCTTATGACTGGCGGCCGCGGAGGGCATCAGACACCCGGAGAATTTCGTCGGACACAGAATTGGATCGGAGGAACACGCCCAGGCACGGCGCGCTTCGTTCCACCACCGCCCCACGAGCTAATGCGCGTCTTGGGCGAGCTTGAGCATTTCATCGTCGAAGGCAGCGCAACTCCAATCATCAAGGCAGGGTTGGCCCACGCGCAATTCGAAACAATTCACCCATTCCTGGACGGAAACGGGCGACTCGGACGACTTCTCATCACGATGATTCTCTGTTCCGAGCGAACCCTGTCCCAACCATTTCTTTACCTCAGTCTCTACTTCAAGCAGCACCGCGATGACTACTACGCCGCGCTTCAGCGTGTTCGTTCGGAAGGAGACTGGGAGGGATGGATGGCCCACTATCTGGAAGGCGTCGACTGGACTGCGAGACAAACAACGGAGACGACCGTACGACTTCTTGAGCTTTTCAGATCCGATCGAGAGCTCGTTGTCAGTTCGGCTCGGGGAGCAGCTACGCTGCGAGTCTACGAAGAAGTCCAGCGGCGTGTGATCATGTCGATCCGTCGAGTCTCCGAGAACCTCGGAGTTTCTATTCCCACTGTCACAAGCAGTTTGCGGCGGCTCGAGGCGCTTGGAATCGTCCGAGAGACCACCGGTCGCAGGTACGGCCGGATGTTCGCCTACCATCGGCAACTCGAGATTCTAAACGAGACAGATGACATGGCGGGATAGGAAATTCGGGATAGGCATCATAGGGGCATGACGTCTGCGTTCGCCGTTCTTGTGCTTGCCCCATGGGTAGTTGAAGCGGAATGGCGTTCTCCGCTGGAAGTGTACACACAGTGTACACACTCTGTTTTACGAGTAACGGAGTTTCCACTTCCAGACAGGAGAGCACCGATGGAGAGATATATCGGGTTGGACGTGCATGCTGCATGCTGCAAGCTGCACGTTGGGAGTGCTGAGCCAGAGCGGCAAGCGGGTGGGGACACATGTGGTGGAGACGAGCGCCAAGTCGCTGATCGCGCTGCTGGATACGATTCCGGGACGCAAGCATGTGTGCCTGGAGGAAGGTACGATGGCGGGTTGGCTGTACGAGGTGTTGTCGCCGCATGAGGAGGAAGTGGTAGTGGCGGGAGTGGAAGAGAGCAGGGGTCCGAAGAGCGACAAGCTGGATGCATTTGGTCGAGCGGAGGAGTTGCGGATCGGTGCTAAGGAGCGCGGGTCATTTGCGGCACTGGGCTACAGGGCCAACGTGCACGACAAGGTGATGCGAGACTCGGTTCGGGTGATGGCCCGGATTACGAGTCTCATGCGATCGCGAGGGGTGCGGGTACCGCACGCCGGCGTGTATTCGGAAAGTGGGCGGAAGAAGTGGATTGCGGGGCTGCCCGAGGCGGCGCGGTATGCGGCGGAGATTCTCTACGCGGAGCTCGATGCTCTCATGGTTCTGCGCGCTCATGCGGAGAAGGAGGGAGAAGGAGATGGTCTCGGAGGCCAGGAGACATGCGGAGTTCAGGATCTTGAAGAGCTGTCCCGGACTCGGAAGTATTGGCGCCGCGCAACTCATGGCGGTAGTGGTGACGCCCTACCGGTTCGCCAGCAAGCGAACATTCTGGAGCTACTGTCTGGAGCTACTGTGGACTGGGGATCGTGATGCGCAGTTCGTCGGACTGGGCCCGTGCGCAGGACGGAAAGTGGATGCGTGTTCCGATACAACAGACACGCGGACTCAGCCGAAGCTTCAATCGCACACTCAAGATGGTTTTCAAGGGAGCGAGTGATGCTGGCAACGCATGATGCGTCGGTCCGGAGAAAGAACGGCTGCAGGGGAGAGCATCCATTGAATTTCTGGTCCCGGCGATCATGCCGGAGTCCCCAGGGATAGGTTATGCCCCCCAGGAGTGCCGAACGAAGCGATGGGCCGTTGAGTCCCAAATAGAAGGATGGTTCCCGCCTCCGGGTGGAGAACGAATCGGCTATCCAGTCCTCCGGGATCTCGCAGCGCGAGCGACAAACGTGCAAGCAGCAACACTTCCACACGAGAGATCAACGCGCCAAGCAAGTGCAGACGTCGGCTGCAAGAATCAGTGCAGCTGCCGCCAGCACGGAGTGCGTCTTGACAGCCTGCCCCATAGAAGGAAATCGCATTTGAGCGATAAGAAACTGGCATTTTCGGAATGGCCGATAGCGCTATGCTGGGAGCTGATTTTGCAGGCGGAGTGGCTAAGGGATCTGGCTCAATGAGGCGCACGTCCGCCAAGCCCCGAGGGAAAATGGCGTGCTTGCGCCGTCAACTCGTTACAATGATCCGCGCAGCGGAAGCTTGTGCGAGCCTTTTTCATAAGGACAGCCAGTCCCCTCAGGGCCCCCATGCGTTGTCGAGAGACACGAAATTAGGCGAGGAATTCATGGAACCTTTGACCGCGTCTGGTCGCTGGAAGTCCGGCCGAGGAGGATGCATGGCACGAGGCGGTCTGTTGTGCCTCTGCGTTTCTCTGCTTGCCCTTGTGGCGAAACCGCTTGATGGTCAGGTCCGCGACAGCTCACGAAGTCACGCGAAGGCGGCCGTTCTACGCGGAATCGTCAAGGACGAGTACGGTGACCCGCTCCAAAAGGCGGAGGTCCGGGTTCAGCCGGGCGGCTACGTCGCGCAGACGGACACGACGGGACAATTCCAAATCGAAGCGCCGGCTGGTCAGTACAATGTGGTATTCCGCCGACTCGGATACATCGTCGAGGATTTCAGCTGGCGCGCTCGTCCGGGCGAAGGTACCCAGTTGTCCATCCGCCTCAATCCACTTCCGCAAACCCTCGATACGGTTGTCGTTCGGGACTCACATGACCGCGTGGCCGGAGCGTCGTGGATTACGGGCGTCGTAGTGGATAGTGCGATGCAGCCGTTGAAGGATGTCGAGCTGCAGCTGATTGGCACCGGCCGGCACGCGGTAACTTACGAGCGTGGAGAATTCTTTTTTGCCGGGCTCGCGAAAGGCAGCTATGTGTTGCGTGCAAGACGCATCGGATTCAATCCGGGCAACCTTACGATAAAAATTGGAAATGGGGAAGAGCACGGCGTCACGATCAAACTCACACCCCTGCCATTCACATTGGCCACTGTCGAGGTTAGAGACATGAGCGGCTTCGGCAGTTCAGCCGACGCGTGGCAGGAATTCGATCGGCGCCAGCGATGGAAGAGCAATCTCAGTGTCACGATTGGCCGTGACGTTTTCACTAATCTTGGAAAGATGCCTCTCGACGGGGCATTGCGAGGAACACAAGCAGAATCATTAATCGGAATGCCGCAGCTCGGTAGCCGATATGTTCCAACATCCATTCATTCCAACCGTACCGGTGGGCTGTCCCTACCCGCCTTGCCTCCCATTCCAGGCGACGTGTGCGTGCTCGTAGATGGAGTCAGCCCCTATCGAGTACCACTGTCTGTGTTCCGCGCCGACGAAGTGGAACGAGTCGAGGTGTTTGCGGCGAACGGCGATTGGACGGGGACGATCGGCGCACGAATGGAGATGGTGAAGGGATGCGAGACAGGGCCCGGGTTAAAACACCCGCCCTACTTCGTAATCTGGATGCGCGGCAGCTCCTGACCACGCATCGCAGCTCAGTCTTACGCGCCTGTCAGTACCCGGGGTCCGTTCTCGGTTATCGCCACCGTGTGCTCGAAGTGCGCCGACCGCGTTCCGTCGAGCGTCACTACAGTCCACCTGTCTGGCATCGTCCGGATTCCAGGCTTACCGATGTTCACCATCGGCTCGATCGCGATGGTCAATCCCGGAACGAGTCGAATCCCGCGCTTCGCCTTGCCGTAGTTAGGAACCTGCGGCTCTTCGTGAAAGCCAGTCCCGATGCCGTGTCCGACGAGATCTCTCCGAGAAGGAAATTCAATCGCGGTAATGCGCCAAATGACCAAGTCGAGGGGCGGCGGCGAAGGCTATCCCCCTCCCCCGCCGCCACCGCCGCCAAGCCCGGAGATGGCCTCGATGATGGAGTCTGCTCCGGAGCCAAAGCTTCCAGGACCGGGAACAATCCAATAGCGGATCACCCGGCCGGCACCAGGGCAACTCGACCCTGTTGCCGGCGGGGCTATTCTACCCTCCGACCTGAAGGCCCAACGGTTGTCGGCTTCCCTTGCCGTCACTTGCAGCGCGAAAAGGCTGGCCCGAATCTCGCCTTTGTCGGCATCCCCGGACTTCGACGGGGGTATCACGACAGACGAACCGATTCAGAGGCCTTTGAATGCGCCACACGAAAACTGCCGCGGCCCTCGCCGTAACGCTCATTTTTTCCGCCGCCTGCAATAGCGGCGACAAATCCAATGGAACGGCGTCGAACGCGATCGGCAAATCGTGGTCGCCCGAGAAGCTCACATCGGTCAAAGGTGTGCCCGTCACCGCCATCGAGGCCGCCCTCAAAAAGCGCCTCGCTGGATCTCCTCCTGCGAAAATCACCGCTCGCCAGTGGGGACGCGCAAAGCGTCTCTACAAGCAGTACGGAAACAATCCGCTCTGGCTCAAGTCGGACGGGCTCCATGAGGACCGCACATTCGCACTCGCCAACTCGGTGCTGCAAGCCGAGCAGGATGGCATGCGAATGGATGCTTACCCGATTGGCGCGCTGGCCCAGGCCATCACTGCGGTTCAGCAGACCCAAACTCCAACGCCGGATCAACTCGCCGACGCAGACGTCCTTCTCACCGCAGCGTTCAGCGCGCTGGGCGGCGATTATCTCACCGGCCAGGTTGACCCAAAAACAGTCGCTCAAAGCTGGCACATCGACCCTCAGGACGAGGACGTCGATTCCGCCCTCGCGCGCTCACTCCGCAACACCGCGCTCGACAAGGCGATCGCCACGATGCGCCCGCAGGACCCCGACTACGCGGCGCTTCGAAAGGAGCTCGACCGCTTTCAGCGCATAACCGTAAAAGGCGGCTGGCTTGCGGTACCGGCTGGCGAAGCGGCGAAGCCGGGAGAAAGAATGGCGCCGGCTCGCGTGGCGGCACTCCGGCAGCGTCTCACGATCGAGGGCATTGGTGCGCCCGCATCCCCTCCGCCGGCTGCGAGATCCTCAAGCAAGACGAACGCTCCCGCCGTTTCATCGGGCGTCTACGATCTGGCACTGGCCGGCGCGGTTGCGGAGTTTCAGTCGCGACACGGCATTGTGGTAGACAGCATGCTCGGCGCCGAAACTCTCACATCACTCAACGAATCCGCTCTGTATCGCACAGCGCAGATTGCAGCGAACCTTGAACGGTTGCGATGGTTGCCGCGCGCGTTTGGCAATCGCTACATCTATGTGAATATTCCGGCGTTCAGGCTCGAGGCGTACGACGGCGGCCAGAAGGCGCTCGACATGAAGGTCATCGTTGGGCAGGACTACGAAGACAAGGCCACGCCGGTGTTTTCCGACTCGATGGAGGTTGTCGTTTTCCGTCCGTACTGGAACGTCCCTCCTGATATTGCCGAGAAGGAAATCTTTCCGAAGATGAACGCCGACCCGGGGTACCTCGCGGCGAATAACTACGAGCTGTACAAGGAGGGAGGCGCGACGCGGGTGCGCCAGAAGCCGGGCGAGAAGAATTCTCTCGGACTGGTGAAGTTTCTGTTTCCCAACGACTTCAACATCTACCTCCACGACACACCCAATCAGGAGCTGTTCGACAAGGATGTGCGCGCATTCAGCCACGGCTGTATTCGCGTCGAGAAACCTTCGGAGCTGGCCCAGTGGGTTCTCGGGTGGGCCGCGGCCAAGGTCGATGCGCGGATGAAGGGAACATCCGACAACCAGCAGACCCGGCTGCCGAAGAAGCTGCCGGTCTACATCACGTACGGGACTGCGTACATCCGCGACGGACGGCTGTACTTTGGCAACGACCTCTATGATCGCGACGACAAGCTCGTCCAGCAGGTCGTGAGGGGCACGCTGCCGAGTCCGGAGACGGTTCAGGCGGTGCAGGCACTGCGGCGGATCGCGGCAAGGAGCTGAGCTGCGATACTTGAGTTCGCAGCCCCGGAGCTGCGAGCAAAGTTCAAAAGTTCGCCGTCCTTAGTTTGTCTTCAGCGCCTTCTCGATCGTGAACTGCACATTCCTCGTATGAGCCGAGGTCTCTGCATTCACGCCGCTCTTGCCGGGCAACCCCGCGACTCCGGGCGCTGAAGGCTGCAGTATCTTTGCCCAACGATGTCGGCAATCCTGATCCTCGGCGGCACACGAAACCTCGGACACGTGACGGCGCTGGCCCTTCTCGAGGCCGGTCACGAAGTCACGATTCTCAACCGCGGTCAAACCCGCGATGAGTTACCGCGCGACGTCGAGCGCCTGCGCGCCGACCGGTCCGACACCAACCAGCTTCGCGCTGCCATCGGCCAGCGTTCCTTCGATCTCATTTTCGACGCGACCACTTACACCGGCGCGGACGCTCGCCAGGCGATCGACGTATTCAGCGGGCGCGCGGGTCGGTATGTCTTTGTAAGCAGCGGGCAGGTCTACCTCGTTCGCGAGGGACTCGAGCGGCCCTTTAGAGAGGCCGACTACGCAGGACCTGTCATGGACGAACCCCCTCGCGACTCGGCCGATCATCCAAGCTGGCTCTACGGAGCAGACAAGCGCGACGCGGAAGATGCTTTCATGGCTGCGCGATCGGAGTCCGGATTTCCTGTCATGACCCTGCGCCTGCCGATGGTCGCATCGGAACGTGATCACTACGGAAGGATCCAGGGGTACGCGGCTCGCATTCTCGATGGTGGTCCACTCCTCCTCCCCGAAGGAGAAGGTCTTCCGCTCCGTCACGTGTATGTCGCCGACGTCGCACGGCTTGTTGTCGGACTTGCCGGCAACGATGCGGGTTCGGGCCGCGATTACAACATCTCTTATGGCAGTTCGATGAAGCTCGCGCGATTCATCGCCTTGCTCGCCGCGGCGGCGGGCCGCTCGCCCGACGTTCTGACCGTGGATCGCGGCAAACTCGTCGAGCGCGGCCTTCTTCCCCACTGCTCTCCATTCAGCGGCCGATGGATGTCTGAACTCGACAACACACAAAGCCTCGCCCATCTAGGTGCTGCGGGGATCAGGTATACGGCGCCCGAAGATTACCTGCCGAAGCTGCTGGAAGATTTCACAACTCGCTGGGCTGTGAATTCCATGGTCCCCGAAGGTTACTCCCAGCGAAGGGAGGAAGTAGCGTTCGCGGGGGCCGGAATCGAAACTGAGGAGCCAACGTGAACGAAAGCTCCAGTAAGAACAGCACGGTTACCATCGTCTCCAGCATGAGAACGTGTTTCCTTGTGTTCGGCTTGGCAGCGTGCGCGTCGGGAGGAGGAATGGTCGAGTCATCCGCCTCGACGTCCACTCACCCATTCGAAGCGATATCGCTCCTCGGAGATACACTCCGCACA
This genomic interval carries:
- a CDS encoding Fic family protein — encoded protein: METMTGDLVTASLRAGYLLKQQSGPDGYSAFVPAPLPPNPPLDLSGRIGGLLERASNSLGRLDGLSRSLDPDRLLYMYVRKEAVLSSQIEGTQSTLTELLEYENSEAPGVPVEDIREVSRYVSALRFAVDQIAAGFPMSLRLIRDTHGVLMTGGRGGHQTPGEFRRTQNWIGGTRPGTARFVPPPPHELMRVLGELEHFIVEGSATPIIKAGLAHAQFETIHPFLDGNGRLGRLLITMILCSERTLSQPFLYLSLYFKQHRDDYYAALQRVRSEGDWEGWMAHYLEGVDWTARQTTETTVRLLELFRSDRELVVSSARGAATLRVYEEVQRRVIMSIRRVSENLGVSIPTVTSSLRRLEALGIVRETTGRRYGRMFAYHRQLEILNETDDMAG
- a CDS encoding carboxypeptidase regulatory-like domain-containing protein, which gives rise to MAKPLDGQVRDSSRSHAKAAVLRGIVKDEYGDPLQKAEVRVQPGGYVAQTDTTGQFQIEAPAGQYNVVFRRLGYIVEDFSWRARPGEGTQLSIRLNPLPQTLDTVVVRDSHDRVAGASWITGVVVDSAMQPLKDVELQLIGTGRHAVTYERGEFFFAGLAKGSYVLRARRIGFNPGNLTIKIGNGEEHGVTIKLTPLPFTLATVEVRDMSGFGSSADAWQEFDRRQRWKSNLSVTIGRDVFTNLGKMPLDGALRGTQAESLIGMPQLGSRYVPTSIHSNRTGGLSLPALPPIPGDVCVLVDGVSPYRVPLSVFRADEVERVEVFAANGDWTGTIGARMEMVKGCETGPGLKHPPYFVIWMRGSS
- a CDS encoding NAD-dependent epimerase/dehydratase family protein, with product MSAILILGGTRNLGHVTALALLEAGHEVTILNRGQTRDELPRDVERLRADRSDTNQLRAAIGQRSFDLIFDATTYTGADARQAIDVFSGRAGRYVFVSSGQVYLVREGLERPFREADYAGPVMDEPPRDSADHPSWLYGADKRDAEDAFMAARSESGFPVMTLRLPMVASERDHYGRIQGYAARILDGGPLLLPEGEGLPLRHVYVADVARLVVGLAGNDAGSGRDYNISYGSSMKLARFIALLAAAAGRSPDVLTVDRGKLVERGLLPHCSPFSGRWMSELDNTQSLAHLGAAGIRYTAPEDYLPKLLEDFTTRWAVNSMVPEGYSQRREEVAFAGAGIETEEPT
- a CDS encoding L,D-transpeptidase family protein translates to MRHTKTAAALAVTLIFSAACNSGDKSNGTASNAIGKSWSPEKLTSVKGVPVTAIEAALKKRLAGSPPAKITARQWGRAKRLYKQYGNNPLWLKSDGLHEDRTFALANSVLQAEQDGMRMDAYPIGALAQAITAVQQTQTPTPDQLADADVLLTAAFSALGGDYLTGQVDPKTVAQSWHIDPQDEDVDSALARSLRNTALDKAIATMRPQDPDYAALRKELDRFQRITVKGGWLAVPAGEAAKPGERMAPARVAALRQRLTIEGIGAPASPPPAARSSSKTNAPAVSSGVYDLALAGAVAEFQSRHGIVVDSMLGAETLTSLNESALYRTAQIAANLERLRWLPRAFGNRYIYVNIPAFRLEAYDGGQKALDMKVIVGQDYEDKATPVFSDSMEVVVFRPYWNVPPDIAEKEIFPKMNADPGYLAANNYELYKEGGATRVRQKPGEKNSLGLVKFLFPNDFNIYLHDTPNQELFDKDVRAFSHGCIRVEKPSELAQWVLGWAAAKVDARMKGTSDNQQTRLPKKLPVYITYGTAYIRDGRLYFGNDLYDRDDKLVQQVVRGTLPSPETVQAVQALRRIAARS
- a CDS encoding M24 family metallopeptidase translates to MVIWRITAIEFPSRRDLVGHGIGTGFHEEPQVPNYGKAKRGIRLVPGLTIAIEPMVNIGKPGIRTMPDRWTVVTLDGTRSAHFEHTVAITENGPRVLTGA
- the menB gene encoding 1,4-dihydroxy-2-naphthoyl-CoA synthase, producing MSVQWKTIRSYTDIRYERVADEGIAKITINRPEVRNAFRPHTVTELIDAFNHVRDDMTTGVVLLTGEGDQAFCSGGDQRVRGDGGYVGEDQIPRLNILDVQKQIRYLPKPVIAVVAGYAIGGGHVLHLVCDLTIAADNAKFGQTGPRVGSFDAGYGASYLARVVGHKKAREIWYLCRQYSAQDALDMGLVNTVVPLEQLEAESLQWAREILEKSPMALRFLKAAFNADTDGLAGLQQLAGDATLLYYLTEEAKEGKNAFLENRAPDFSKFPRFP